CCCAATTAAATTAGCGATCGCTTGAGCCTTAGGCTTCAAACTCTTATAAAAAACATCCACTCGCACATGGCCATTATGCTTGAGAGTGTAAGCCGCCCCCAACAGGAACACTAAGTCAAACAAGTACCACTGAGTTTCGATAAACCCATTAGAACTCAAATTTTCTCCTATAAAACGTCCCAAGTAGCGACCAACGACATTCCACACACCAATCAGAATCATCAGTGGCAAAATCCAGTAGGTTAAGCGACCGATTCTCTCGTTGAAGCTATCAATAAGTCTAGAGATACGTAATAGTTGTTGCAATAGCT
The sequence above is a segment of the Moorena sp. SIOASIH genome. Coding sequences within it:
- a CDS encoding TRAP transporter small permease subunit, whose protein sequence is MQQLLRISRLIDSFNERIGRLTYWILPLMILIGVWNVVGRYLGRFIGENLSSNGFIETQWYLFDLVFLLGAAYTLKHNGHVRVDVFYKSLKPKAQAIANLIGTLLFLIPFCIMVIYFSWGAIVNSWTIQEMSPDPGGLPRYPIKSMIIVSFGLLILQGISEAIKNWAIFAGYLAPQEED